Part of the Halorubrum lacusprofundi ATCC 49239 genome, GCCGCCAGTCGGGACGAGGGGGATCTGCGGGAGGGGACCACCGATCGCCGCGACGTGGTCTGGGCCGCCGGTCTTTGCGGGGAACACCTTCACCGCGTCGGCACCAGCTTGGTAGGCCTCAAGCGCCTCGGTCGGCGTGTACGCGCCGACCGCGATCGGCGTTCCGTAGCGGTTCGCCGTCCGGATGACGTTGCGGTTCACCGTCGGCGTTACGAGGAACTCCGCACCGGCCAACTGTGCCGCTCGCGCCGTCTCCGCGTCGAGCACGGTACCGGCGCCGACCAGCGCGTCGTCGACGCGGTCCGATATCGCTTCGATCGACGACATCGAGTTCGGTGTGTCCGCCGTTATCTCCAGTGCTGTCACGCCGGCGTCGACGACGGCGTCCGCGACCGCTACGGCGTCGGCCGTGTTGACACCGCGGAGGATCGCGATCACCCCGCCGTCCGTGATTCGATCAAGTCGATCAGTTCGCATGATGGGTATCTGCCCCGGTGGGGTATTAAAACGAACCGTGTCGGGTACGCCCACGCCGTGTCACAATAGCTCGAGTTCGATCGTCTTTGCGGCGCTGGAGACGAGCCCGGCCGTGTCCTCCTCCAGTCGTTTCCCTTGCATCTCGTCGGACGGTCCGGAGACGCTGACTGCGCCTACGGAGTCGCCGCCGACGACGATAGGGGAGGCGACGCACTGCCAGTTCT contains:
- a CDS encoding bifunctional 4-hydroxy-2-oxoglutarate aldolase/2-dehydro-3-deoxy-phosphogluconate aldolase, which codes for MRTDRLDRITDGGVIAILRGVNTADAVAVADAVVDAGVTALEITADTPNSMSSIEAISDRVDDALVGAGTVLDAETARAAQLAGAEFLVTPTVNRNVIRTANRYGTPIAVGAYTPTEALEAYQAGADAVKVFPAKTGGPDHVAAIGGPLPQIPLVPTGGVSAENAGAYVRAGAVAVGVGGSIVDHEAIDDDAYDQVEANARAVVEAVSAARD